In Bradyrhizobium sp. G127, one genomic interval encodes:
- the addA gene encoding double-strand break repair helicase AddA, whose amino-acid sequence MSAPRKDIPAAVTALQARASNPEVSAFVAANAGSGKTHVLVSRVIRLLLNDVKPEKILCITFTKAAAANMAQRVFATLGRWVRMPDGELDDAIQRIGAPKPNAETRMRARKLFAAALETPGGLKVQTIHALCTRLLQQFPFEANVPARFSVLDDRDQNEMMERANLAVLLEASANPASRAGRALEIAMATAADMTFKDVVREACLSRDHFMAWSDGAGSIDAAMTQVALTLGIGLDERIENVEREIVEGPNLPRSEWQAVAAALDGGSPADTGQAERFRTAAMLTGGAQVDAYLDIFLTESKGVIGLRKTLMTKPLAKLHPALAARLDAEQARVAQLDVKRRAVLHRDRTEALLVIASAVAANYRREKQERGLLDYDDLIARTYDLLNNVSAGWVHFKLDRGIDHVLIDEAQDTSPRQWDIIERLTSEFTSGAGARDGVKRSIFAVGDEKQSIFSFQGAAPREFHRRRREIETRHKNAKLDFESVEFKHSFRSGWTILKSVDYVFRDAGIYKSIHAVENDYPVHDALSDAAPALVDLWDLETPAEKKDIKAWTAALDAVAETDPEVRLAQRVRDEITSLIAARTMTGPIGNRKPMSYGDVLILVRRRGKAFDAIIQSLKHAGIPVAGADRLKLTEHIAVIDLMNLADALLLPRDDLALAVALKSPLFGLDDDDLLVLAPNRTGTLREALAEHAATNDKLKAALDRLTSCEDKFASVTPFTFYAWLLGGDGGRARILARLGLEANDALDEFLELALTYEQKAPASLQGFMAWLRAADTEVKRDMEIQRDEVRVMTVHGAKGLEASVVFLVDTTTSPSDSQRVNLIRMPQGNSAPDAPGVVLWAGRKADDLAPVAAARATMKEETEDEYRRLLYVAMTRAADRLIVGGVLPGNRNAVRDLSWYDLIRKGLDASDLQLNELVTLHGPVKRYSRAGDVEPPTPAAVTTPDSVTTDLPAWLRTAAPPEQPADTLLRPSDPAENENDGRAVISDESRIARERALKRGTLTHRLLQSLPDVASERRESAARDYLRRNGEDWFTDDERDALARQVLALIATPAFAPLFAEGSRAEVSIAGRVARRSKPPALVSGQIDRLVVTAQEVLIVDYKTNHAPPRSAAEAPDTYVRQLALYRDVLQRLYPGRPVRCALLWTETAAWMEIPASALDAELQSIIS is encoded by the coding sequence ATGAGCGCCCCGCGCAAGGACATTCCCGCGGCTGTCACCGCGCTGCAGGCCCGCGCCTCGAATCCGGAGGTCTCGGCCTTCGTCGCCGCCAATGCCGGTTCGGGCAAGACCCATGTGCTGGTCAGCCGTGTCATCCGGCTGCTGCTCAATGACGTGAAGCCGGAAAAGATTCTCTGCATCACCTTCACCAAGGCGGCGGCGGCCAACATGGCACAGCGGGTATTCGCGACGCTCGGCCGCTGGGTGCGGATGCCTGACGGCGAACTGGACGACGCGATTCAACGGATCGGCGCGCCGAAGCCCAACGCCGAAACCCGCATGCGGGCGCGAAAGCTGTTCGCCGCCGCACTGGAAACGCCGGGCGGACTGAAGGTGCAGACCATTCACGCGCTCTGCACGCGGCTGCTTCAGCAGTTTCCGTTCGAGGCCAACGTGCCGGCGCGGTTCTCCGTGCTGGATGACCGCGACCAGAACGAGATGATGGAGCGTGCCAATCTCGCGGTGCTGCTCGAAGCCTCTGCCAATCCCGCAAGCCGCGCCGGGCGCGCGCTCGAAATCGCAATGGCGACGGCTGCCGACATGACCTTCAAGGACGTGGTGCGCGAGGCGTGTCTCAGCCGCGACCATTTCATGGCGTGGTCCGATGGCGCGGGCAGCATCGACGCGGCCATGACGCAGGTGGCGCTTACGCTGGGCATCGGCCTTGATGAACGCATCGAAAACGTGGAGCGCGAGATCGTCGAGGGTCCCAACCTGCCGCGCAGCGAGTGGCAGGCCGTAGCGGCCGCCCTCGACGGCGGCAGTCCGGCGGACACCGGCCAGGCGGAACGCTTCCGCACCGCCGCAATGCTGACCGGCGGCGCTCAGGTGGATGCCTATCTCGATATTTTCCTCACCGAGTCGAAAGGCGTGATCGGCCTGCGCAAGACCCTGATGACCAAGCCGCTCGCCAAACTTCATCCCGCGCTTGCGGCGCGGCTCGATGCCGAACAGGCGCGCGTTGCTCAACTGGACGTGAAACGCCGTGCCGTTCTCCATCGCGACCGCACCGAGGCGCTGCTGGTGATCGCGAGTGCGGTGGCCGCTAACTATCGCCGCGAGAAGCAGGAACGCGGACTTCTGGATTACGACGACCTGATCGCCAGAACCTATGACCTGCTCAACAACGTCTCGGCGGGCTGGGTGCATTTCAAGCTCGACCGCGGCATCGACCATGTGCTGATCGACGAGGCGCAGGACACCAGCCCCCGGCAGTGGGACATCATCGAGCGGCTGACCTCGGAGTTCACCTCGGGCGCGGGCGCGCGTGACGGCGTCAAGCGCAGCATCTTCGCGGTGGGCGACGAGAAACAGTCGATCTTCTCGTTTCAAGGCGCAGCGCCGCGCGAATTTCACCGCCGCCGCCGCGAGATTGAAACGCGGCACAAGAATGCAAAACTCGATTTCGAGTCGGTCGAATTCAAGCACTCGTTCCGCTCCGGCTGGACTATTCTGAAATCGGTCGATTACGTGTTCCGCGACGCCGGCATCTACAAGAGCATCCACGCCGTCGAAAACGACTATCCCGTTCACGACGCGCTGAGCGACGCCGCGCCGGCGCTGGTCGATCTGTGGGACCTGGAAACGCCGGCCGAGAAGAAAGACATCAAGGCATGGACCGCCGCGCTCGACGCGGTGGCCGAAACCGATCCCGAGGTGCGATTGGCGCAGCGGGTGCGCGACGAAATCACATCGCTGATCGCCGCGCGAACCATGACCGGCCCCATCGGCAACCGGAAGCCGATGAGCTACGGCGACGTTCTCATTCTGGTGCGGCGGCGCGGCAAGGCGTTCGATGCGATCATTCAATCGCTGAAGCATGCCGGCATCCCCGTCGCCGGCGCGGACCGGCTGAAGCTGACCGAGCACATCGCGGTCATCGACCTGATGAATCTCGCCGACGCGCTGCTGCTGCCGCGTGACGATCTGGCGCTTGCGGTTGCGCTGAAAAGCCCGCTGTTCGGCCTCGATGACGACGACCTGCTGGTGCTGGCCCCGAACCGCACAGGCACACTGCGTGAGGCGCTGGCGGAACATGCCGCGACGAACGATAAACTCAAGGCCGCCCTCGATCGCCTCACGAGCTGCGAAGACAAATTCGCCAGCGTCACGCCTTTTACTTTCTATGCGTGGCTGCTCGGCGGCGATGGCGGACGCGCGCGTATCCTCGCGCGGCTCGGCCTCGAAGCCAACGACGCACTCGACGAATTCCTCGAACTGGCGCTGACCTATGAGCAGAAAGCGCCTGCCTCGTTGCAGGGCTTCATGGCGTGGCTGCGCGCCGCCGACACCGAAGTGAAGCGCGACATGGAGATTCAACGCGACGAGGTTCGCGTCATGACCGTACACGGCGCGAAGGGGCTTGAAGCCTCCGTTGTATTCCTCGTCGACACCACAACTTCGCCATCCGATAGCCAGCGCGTCAATCTGATCCGCATGCCGCAAGGTAATTCAGCGCCCGACGCACCGGGCGTGGTGCTGTGGGCCGGACGGAAGGCCGACGACCTCGCGCCGGTGGCGGCGGCCCGCGCCACCATGAAGGAAGAGACCGAGGACGAATATCGCCGGCTGCTCTATGTGGCGATGACGCGCGCGGCGGATCGCCTGATTGTCGGCGGCGTGCTGCCCGGCAACCGCAACGCGGTGCGCGACCTGTCGTGGTACGATCTGATCCGGAAAGGTCTCGACGCATCGGACCTGCAACTGAACGAGCTTGTGACTTTGCACGGTCCCGTAAAGCGCTATTCGCGCGCCGGGGATGTCGAGCCTCCGACGCCAGCCGCCGTCACAACACCGGATTCGGTCACAACAGATTTGCCCGCATGGCTGAGAACGGCCGCGCCGCCGGAACAGCCTGCGGACACCTTGCTGCGCCCGTCCGATCCGGCGGAGAACGAAAACGACGGCCGCGCCGTAATCAGCGACGAATCGCGCATCGCGCGCGAACGCGCTTTGAAGCGCGGCACACTCACCCATCGTCTGCTGCAATCGTTGCCGGATGTTGCGTCGGAGCGGCGCGAGAGTGCCGCACGCGATTATCTTCGGCGCAATGGGGAGGACTGGTTTACCGATGACGAACGCGATGCGCTCGCCCGGCAGGTGCTGGCGCTGATCGCAACGCCGGCCTTCGCGCCGCTGTTTGCGGAGGGCAGCCGCGCCGAAGTGTCCATTGCAGGACGCGTGGCACGGCGCAGCAAGCCGCCCGCGCTGGTGTCGGGTCAGATCGACCGGCTGGTGGTGACGGCGCAGGAAGTGCTGATCGTCGACTACAAGACCAACCATGCGCCGCCGCGCTCCGCCGCCGAGGCTCCGGATACCTATGTGCGGCAGCTCGCGCTCTACCGCGATGTGCTGCAGCGGTTGTATCCGGGACGGCCGGTGCGCTGCGCGCTGCTGTGGACCGAAACCGCCGCGTGGATGGAAATTCCAGCCTCCGCGCTGGACGCAGAGCTGCAATCGATCATCTCGTGA
- the trxA gene encoding thioredoxin yields MSVAKVSDSDFEKEVLNADGPVVVDFWAEWCGPCRMIAPALDEIAGAMGDKVKIVKLNVDESPKTASKYGVMSIPTLMIFKGGEMASRQVGAAPKAKLQQWISAAV; encoded by the coding sequence ATGAGTGTTGCCAAGGTTTCGGACTCCGATTTCGAGAAGGAAGTTCTCAACGCGGACGGCCCGGTGGTCGTCGATTTCTGGGCGGAATGGTGCGGCCCGTGCCGCATGATCGCGCCTGCCCTCGATGAAATCGCCGGCGCCATGGGCGACAAGGTCAAGATCGTGAAGCTGAACGTCGACGAAAGCCCGAAGACGGCGTCGAAGTACGGCGTGATGTCGATCCCGACGCTGATGATCTTCAAGGGCGGCGAGATGGCTTCGCGCCAGGTCGGCGCGGCGCCGAAGGCCAAGCTGCAGCAGTGGATCAGCGCTGCGGTCTGA
- the trpA gene encoding tryptophan synthase subunit alpha, whose translation MTTRIDTRFAELKKEGRAAFVTFVMCGDPDLATSLEIIKALPKAGADIIEIGMPFTDPMADGPAIQAAGLRALKAGATLKKTLQVVRDFRKEDNVTPVVLMGYYNPIYVYGVDKFLPDAKAAGVDGLIIVDLPPEEDTELCIPAMKAGLNFIRLATPTTDDKRLPAVLANTSGFVYYVSITGITGSASADTAQVSAAVARIKRHTQLPVCVGFGIRTPDAARGIAQAANGAVVGSALIDALRATLDSEDRATAKTVPAVADLAAALAQGVRGAKQAAE comes from the coding sequence GTGACCACGCGCATCGACACACGTTTCGCCGAGTTGAAAAAGGAAGGCCGCGCGGCGTTCGTCACCTTCGTGATGTGCGGCGATCCGGATCTCGCGACCTCGCTCGAGATCATCAAGGCGCTGCCGAAGGCAGGCGCGGACATCATCGAGATCGGCATGCCGTTCACCGATCCGATGGCAGACGGTCCTGCGATCCAGGCGGCGGGCCTGCGCGCGCTGAAAGCCGGCGCCACGCTGAAGAAGACGCTGCAGGTGGTGCGCGATTTCCGCAAGGAGGATAACGTCACGCCCGTGGTGCTGATGGGTTACTATAATCCGATCTACGTCTACGGCGTCGACAAGTTTCTTCCCGATGCGAAAGCCGCCGGTGTCGACGGTCTGATCATCGTCGACCTTCCGCCGGAAGAAGATACCGAGCTTTGCATTCCGGCGATGAAGGCCGGATTGAATTTCATCCGCCTTGCGACGCCGACCACCGACGACAAGCGCCTGCCCGCGGTGCTCGCGAACACCTCCGGCTTCGTCTATTACGTCTCCATCACCGGTATCACCGGTTCGGCCAGCGCCGACACCGCGCAGGTGTCCGCTGCCGTGGCGCGCATCAAGCGCCACACGCAACTGCCGGTCTGCGTCGGCTTCGGCATCCGCACGCCGGACGCTGCACGAGGCATTGCGCAGGCGGCCAATGGCGCGGTGGTCGGCTCGGCGCTGATCGACGCCTTGCGGGCGACGCTGGATTCCGAGGATCGCGCCACGGCAAAGACAGTTCCTGCGGTGGCCGATCTCGCGGCGGCGCTGGCGCAGGGCGTGCGCGGCGCCAAGCAGGCGGCGGAATAG
- the trpB gene encoding tryptophan synthase subunit beta, producing the protein MNLPLPNSFRSGPDERGHFGIFGGRFVAETLMPLILDLEKAYADAKADPSFQKEMNGYLKDYVGRPSPLYFAERLTEHLGGAKIYFKREELNHTGSHKVNNVLGQIMVARRMGKKRIIAETGAGQHGVATATLCARFGLECIVYMGAVDVERQQPNVIRMEMLGATVVPVQSGARTLKDAMNEALRDWVTNVGNTFYCIGTVAGPHPYPMMVRDFQSIIGIETRAQMQEAEGRLPDSLIACIGGGSNAMGLFHPFLDDPGVEIFGVEAAGHGLTNLHAASIAGGRPGVLHGNRTYLLMDDDGQILEGHSISAGLDYPGIGPEHSWLYETGRVTYLSATDDEALAAFQMLSRLEGIIPALEPAHAIAKVMELAPKRPKDHLMVVNLSGRGDKDVPQVGDILKGKKK; encoded by the coding sequence ATGAACTTGCCTCTCCCCAATTCCTTCCGCTCCGGTCCGGATGAGCGCGGTCATTTCGGCATTTTCGGCGGGCGCTTCGTCGCCGAGACGCTGATGCCGCTGATCCTCGATCTGGAAAAGGCCTATGCCGACGCCAAGGCCGATCCGTCGTTTCAGAAAGAGATGAACGGCTACCTGAAGGACTATGTCGGCCGGCCGTCGCCGCTGTATTTCGCGGAGCGCCTCACCGAGCATCTCGGCGGCGCGAAGATCTACTTCAAGCGCGAGGAGCTGAATCACACCGGCTCGCACAAGGTCAACAACGTGCTTGGCCAGATCATGGTCGCGCGCCGCATGGGCAAGAAGCGGATCATCGCCGAGACCGGCGCAGGCCAGCACGGCGTTGCCACCGCGACGCTGTGCGCGCGGTTCGGCCTTGAATGCATCGTTTACATGGGCGCGGTCGACGTCGAGCGGCAGCAGCCCAACGTGATCCGCATGGAAATGCTCGGCGCCACGGTGGTGCCGGTGCAGTCGGGCGCGCGCACGCTGAAGGACGCCATGAACGAAGCGTTGCGCGACTGGGTGACCAACGTCGGGAACACGTTCTATTGCATCGGCACGGTGGCCGGGCCGCATCCCTATCCGATGATGGTGCGCGATTTCCAGTCGATTATCGGCATCGAGACCCGCGCGCAGATGCAGGAGGCCGAAGGCCGCCTGCCGGATTCGCTGATCGCCTGCATCGGCGGCGGCTCCAATGCGATGGGCCTGTTTCATCCGTTCCTCGACGATCCGGGCGTCGAGATTTTCGGCGTCGAGGCGGCGGGGCATGGTCTTACCAATCTGCATGCGGCGTCGATCGCGGGTGGCCGTCCCGGCGTGCTGCACGGCAATCGCACCTATCTCCTGATGGACGACGACGGTCAGATCCTGGAAGGCCACTCGATCTCGGCGGGCCTCGATTATCCCGGTATCGGCCCGGAACACTCGTGGCTGTACGAAACCGGCCGCGTCACCTATCTGTCGGCGACCGACGACGAGGCGCTGGCGGCGTTTCAGATGCTGTCGCGGCTGGAAGGGATCATTCCGGCGCTGGAGCCCGCGCATGCCATCGCGAAGGTGATGGAGCTCGCGCCGAAGCGGCCGAAGGATCATCTGATGGTGGTCAATCTCTCGGGACGCGGCGACAAGGACGTGCCGCAGGTCGGCGACATTCTGAAGGGCAAAAAGAAGTGA
- a CDS encoding folylpolyglutamate synthase/dihydrofolate synthase family protein, whose translation MWRILDRLGHPEKRIPPVIHVAGTNGKGSTVAFLRAILEASGLRVHVYTSPHLVRFNERFRLGKAGGGVLVTDDQLRAALDHCERVNAGEPITIFEIETAAAFHLFAEHQADVVLLEVGLGGRLDATNVIDAPLASVITSIGMDHIEFLGDTLGKIAAEKAGIIKTSVPVICAEQPPEAETVIERAAKRARAPLHAATQDWHVNVEHGRLVYSDERGLLDLSAPRLFGRHQFDNAGLAIATLRAIDSLKIESSAFEQGIARAEWPARMQRLTSGALVAAAPKDAEVWLDGGHNPDGGRVIAAALGDLEERVSRPLVVIAGMMGNKDAHGFLANFAGQTRHIIAVTIPDQDNAMAPDVLADAARQLGMRVETAASVEAALRAIAKLAYEVPPRILVTGSLYLAGHVLGENGTLPV comes from the coding sequence ATGTGGCGCATTCTCGACCGTCTCGGTCATCCCGAGAAACGGATTCCGCCCGTCATCCATGTCGCCGGCACCAACGGCAAGGGATCGACCGTGGCGTTCCTGCGCGCGATTCTGGAAGCGTCCGGCCTGCGCGTGCATGTCTACACGTCGCCGCATCTGGTGCGTTTCAATGAACGCTTCCGGCTCGGCAAAGCTGGCGGCGGCGTTCTGGTCACCGACGATCAGTTGCGCGCAGCACTGGATCACTGCGAGCGCGTCAATGCCGGCGAGCCGATCACGATTTTCGAGATCGAAACCGCGGCGGCGTTTCATCTGTTCGCAGAACACCAGGCCGATGTGGTCCTGCTGGAAGTCGGTCTCGGCGGACGGCTCGACGCCACCAATGTGATCGATGCGCCGCTGGCGAGCGTCATCACATCCATCGGCATGGACCACATCGAATTCCTCGGCGACACGCTGGGGAAGATCGCCGCCGAGAAGGCCGGCATCATCAAGACCAGCGTTCCGGTGATCTGCGCGGAGCAGCCTCCCGAAGCGGAAACGGTGATCGAGCGGGCGGCGAAGCGCGCCCGCGCGCCGCTCCATGCCGCGACCCAGGACTGGCACGTTAATGTCGAGCACGGGCGGCTGGTGTATTCGGACGAACGCGGCTTGCTCGATCTGTCAGCGCCGCGCCTGTTCGGGCGGCATCAGTTCGACAACGCGGGTCTGGCCATCGCCACGCTGCGCGCCATCGATTCCCTCAAGATCGAATCCTCGGCCTTCGAGCAGGGCATCGCGCGCGCCGAATGGCCGGCGCGGATGCAGCGTCTCACGTCGGGCGCGCTGGTCGCAGCGGCGCCGAAGGATGCAGAAGTGTGGCTGGACGGCGGCCACAATCCCGACGGGGGGCGCGTGATCGCAGCGGCGTTGGGCGATCTCGAGGAGCGCGTGTCGCGTCCGCTGGTGGTGATCGCGGGTATGATGGGCAATAAGGATGCGCACGGCTTTCTCGCCAACTTCGCCGGGCAGACGCGCCATATCATCGCGGTGACGATTCCCGATCAGGACAACGCGATGGCGCCTGACGTGCTGGCCGACGCCGCACGGCAACTCGGCATGCGGGTCGAGACCGCCGCCAGCGTCGAAGCGGCGCTGCGGGCGATTGCGAAACTCGCCTATGAGGTGCCGCCGCGCATACTCGTCACCGGTTCGCTCTATCTCGCGGGGCATGTGCTGGGCGAGAACGGCACGCTGCCGGTGTGA
- the accD gene encoding acetyl-CoA carboxylase, carboxyltransferase subunit beta, producing the protein MNWLTNVVRPKIRSILKRETPENLWIKCPDSGQLVFYKDVEQNQFVIPGSNYHMRMGAVARLKSIFDNETWYDVALPEVTADPLKFRDERKYVDRIKDARTKTSLHDAVKVGFGKLEGNAVVVAVQDFDFMGGSLGMAAGEAVVKGLELAVEKKSPFIIFAASGGARMQEGILSLMQMPRTTVAIQMLREARQPYIVVLTNPTTGGVTASYAMLGDVQIAEPGALIGFAGARVIEQTIREKLPEGFQRAEYLKEHGMVDMVVHRHDLRATLARLCRLLTKAPVAEGFESQARPPIDLPAVTSPA; encoded by the coding sequence ATGAACTGGTTGACCAACGTTGTCCGGCCGAAAATTCGCAGCATCCTCAAGCGCGAGACGCCGGAGAATCTCTGGATCAAGTGTCCGGATTCCGGGCAGCTCGTGTTCTACAAGGATGTCGAACAGAACCAGTTCGTCATTCCCGGCTCGAACTATCATATGCGCATGGGCGCGGTGGCGCGGCTGAAGTCGATCTTCGACAACGAGACCTGGTATGACGTCGCGTTGCCCGAAGTGACCGCCGATCCGCTGAAGTTTCGCGACGAGCGCAAGTATGTCGACCGCATCAAGGATGCGCGCACCAAGACCAGCCTCCACGACGCGGTGAAGGTCGGCTTCGGCAAGCTCGAAGGCAATGCCGTCGTGGTCGCGGTGCAGGATTTCGATTTCATGGGTGGTTCGCTCGGCATGGCCGCGGGCGAAGCGGTGGTGAAGGGGCTTGAACTCGCGGTCGAGAAGAAATCGCCCTTCATCATCTTCGCGGCCTCGGGTGGCGCGCGGATGCAGGAAGGCATTCTCTCGCTGATGCAGATGCCGCGTACCACCGTGGCGATCCAGATGCTGCGCGAAGCCAGGCAGCCCTACATCGTGGTGCTGACCAATCCGACCACCGGCGGCGTCACCGCATCCTATGCGATGCTGGGAGATGTGCAGATTGCCGAACCCGGCGCGCTGATCGGCTTTGCCGGCGCGCGCGTCATCGAGCAGACCATTCGCGAAAAGCTGCCCGAAGGTTTCCAACGCGCCGAATACCTCAAGGAACACGGCATGGTGGACATGGTGGTGCACCGGCATGATCTGCGCGCGACGCTGGCGCGGCTGTGCCGTCTGCTGACCAAGGCGCCTGTCGCCGAAGGCTTCGAGTCGCAGGCTCGTCCGCCGATCGATCTGCCTGCGGTCACGTCGCCCGCGTGA